DNA sequence from the Microcoleus sp. FACHB-68 genome:
TTAGATTGGCTTAAAAAGGAGTATAGCTATGGTTATGACAGTGGTAATGTACTGTCAATCATACCTAACTTCAGGCGCTTTCGCGATGAAACAAGAATTGGTGGCTCTTACCGTCAGGTATTTCTTAAAGGAGTATTGCCATACATAAAACCAGATTCAGTTGTTATTGAACTCGGTCCGGGTAAAGGTTCTTGGTCAAGAGCTATTTTAAACTATATTCCTGAAGGAAAATTGCACACACTAGATTTTCAGGATGTCTCTCCATGGTTGAAACCTGAAAATTATGGGGGAAGGCTGGTCTGTCATCAAGTAGAAAATAGCTCCTTTTCTTGCTTGGACGATAATTGTTTTGATTTTTTTTGGTCTTTTGGAGTATTGTGCCACAATAATTTAGAAAATATAAGAGAAATACTTCAAAATTCATTGCAAAAAATGAAAGTGGGGGGAGTTGCTATCCATCAATACGGAGACTGGGAGAAGTTAAATGATTATGGTTGGAAAAAAGGTAAAGTTCCAGAAAGGTTCAAAAATTTGCCAAATGATGAGATATGGTGGCCACGCAACAACCAACAAATGATGTCATCTCTTGCTAAAGAAGTAGGATGGCAAGTTATTTCTCCCGATTTGGGATTGGTAAAACGTGATTCAATGATAGCCTTGCGGAGAGAAAAATAGAAGCATTTAAAGTAACGGTTAAATCATTAAATTTATTAGCACAGACATGAAAAAACTATTGTTTGAAACTCTCAGAGGTCTCACTAAAAGGCTAGATGTAAATCGGGTGAAACATCTACTTGGAGCAACCGAGGATTTTCCGCCAGATTTTGATCAAGAAATGATCGATAGGATTGTCAGCGTTAGACCTTACACACTAACTTCCCCGGAGAGAATTTATGCTTTATGTGAGGCCGTTAAGTACATAGTCAATTCTAAAATTCCCGGGGATATAGTTGAATGTGGGGTATGGAAAGGCGGAAGCATGATTGCTGTAGCTCGTACTTTAATTCAGTTGAACGATTGCAGCCGAAATCTTCATCTTTTTGACACCTTTGAAGGGATGACAGAACCTGGTGAAAAAGATGTAGATTATCAAGGATTTTCAGCCTCAAAATATTTAAAGAGCAGTAACAAAGAAGAGGATATAAACTCTATCTGGTGTTACGCGCCTCTTGAAGCCGTGAAAATGGCTGTTAAAACTGTGGGTTATGATAGCAATAAGATTCATTTTGTAAAGGGAAAAGTGGAAGAGACTATACCTTCTAAAGCTCCAAAAACAATTTCCCTTCTTAGGCTCGATACTGACTGGTATGAGTCTACCAAACACGAACTTATCCATTTATTTCCTCGAATTTCTCCGGGAGGAGTTATTATTATAGATGATTACGGTCATTGGCAAGGTGCCCGCAAAGCCGTAGATGAGTACATAGAAGAAAATAAAATTAAAATTCTTTTGAACAGAATAGATTATACAGGAAGAATAGGAGTTGTTTTAAATTGAGCAGACTTATAAAAAATTAAAATTTATAAAATTTACCAGAGCGGCAGATGAAGCTTTTAAATATAGGTTGCGGTTCCACATTTCATCCTGCTTGGATAAACATTGACGTTGCTCCTCAATCGCCAAAGGTTCAAAAATATGATATTCGTAAAAAATTGCCGTTTTTAGAAAATGGCTTTGATGCTTGTTACAGCAGCCATGTGTTAGAACATCTAACCAAAGAAGAGGCTCGAAATCTTCTGGCTGAGTGTTTGCGCGTATTGAAAACTGGAAGCGTAGTTAGAATTGTTGTTCCAGATTTGGAAGCGATTGCCAGAAATTATCTGGAGACTCTTGAGCGAGTTGAGAAGGGAATAGTTGGCTCAGAATCCGACTATGATTGGATGTTGCTAGAAATGTACGATCAAACTGTGCGTCAATATAGCGGAGGTGAGATGTGCCGTTATTTAAGCAGACCAGATATTAAAAATAGCGATTTTATACGCTCAAGAATAGGATTTGAATCTGAAATTAATCAGGCATCAATGTGGAAAAAACTAAAATCTAAGAACCCTTCCTGGTTTATCCGAAAGTTTAGAACTAAGCTTGCGGAAATTTTAGTAGCATTGATTGCCGGCAGAGAAACACAGCATGCTTTTAAAGAGGGTGTTTTTCGAGCTTCAGGAGAAATACATCGCTGGATGTATGACCGCTTTTCTCTTCAACGCATGCTTGAAAAAACAGGATTTGTAGATGTGCGTGTCTGTCGCGCTGATGAAAGTCGTATTCCAGACTTCAGTAGTTATAACTTGGATATTATTGAGGGCAAAATTCGCAAACCTGATTCTTTGTTCATGGAAGGAATCAAACCATGAAGCCTTTGCTTCTCAGCATTTATGACATTTCTGGTGGGGCAGCTCGTGCTGCCTACCGGCTGCATGGGGGTTTGCAGCATATAGGTGTCAACTCGCAGATGTTGGTGCAGGCAAAACAAAGTGAGGATGAAACGGTTATCGCCCCGCAGACTAAGATGGGGATGGGTTTCGCCATGTTGAGACCAACGCTAGACTTGCTGCCGCTGGCCCTTTATTCTAAACGAGAGCGCACCCCATACTTCCCACAGTGGCTGCCAGATACGATCACCACCAAAGTGAGCCAACTCAACCCAGATGTGATCAACCTGCATTGGGTTTGCGGTGGATTCGTGCAAATTGAAACGCTGGCTAAACTGGGTAAGCCCATTGTTTGGACTCTTCATGATATGTGGCCATTCACTGGTGGCTGTCACTATACTCAAGAGTGTGCTCGTTACACTGATTCCTGCGGTGCTTGTCCTCAACTTGGCAGTCACAAAGATAAGGATTTATCGCGCTGGGTATGGCAGCGCAAGGCTAAAGCTTGGAAAGATTTAAATTTAACCATTATTACTCCTAGCCATTGGCTAGCAAAATGCGCTGCCTCTAGTTCTCTTTTCGAGAATCAGCGGGTAGAAGTGATTCCCAATGGACTGGATAGTCGGCAGTACAAGCCTATTGACCGACGGCTGGCAAGAGAACGTCTAAATTTACCCCAAGACAAGCTGCTTATCCTGTTTGGCTCACTTAGGGCTACTAGCGAACATCGTAAGGGATTTCATTTACTTCAGCCGGCCTTGAAAAGTCTAAGCAAGTCTGGATGGCACGAGAAACTGGAACTGGTTGTTTTTGGTGCCTCTCAGCCTACTCATCCACCCGATTTAGGTCTTAAATCTCACTATCTGGGGAGATTGAGTGATGATATTTCGCTCGCACTGGTTTATGCGGCAGCTGATGTCTTTGTCGCACCTTCAGTTCAAGATAATTTGCCAAACACAGTGATGGAGGCTCTAGCCTGCGGGACTCCCTGCGTGGCATTCAAAATTGGCGGGATGCCTGATATGATTGAGCATCAGGAAAACGGCTATCTGGCCAGCCCCTTTGAGGTGGAGGATTTTGCTAAAGGTATTGTTTGGGTGTTGGAGGATAAGGAGCGCTGGCTGAGATTATGTCAGCGGGCGCGTGAGAAAGCAGAACAGGAATTCACTCAACAGTTACAAGCCAGCCGCTACTTGGCCGTGTTTGCAGAAATCATAGCTGGGCGGAACGAAAGCAGCTTTAAAGCTTCCAGGTGAACATTTTGGTTGAGCATACAGTCTGGGTAGTGGAGGGTGAGTAGTGAGAGGGAAGCACGGAAAGGATATGAGAACGACAGCAAAGATGATAAAAGAGTTGACGCTATAGTTGCAGTTACGTAGCTCATAGCATCCTTTATTTAGGAAATTGTATGCCACCCTTATCAATAACCTTACTAATTTTGAGTGTTTGTTTGGGATACATATTCTGGAGCCTAAGAGCGATGTTGGTGACAGGCAAACTCCGCCTTTTGCATATTTCCAGTATAATGATTGTGCTGACTAATGGTGCTCCTATACCTTTTACCACTATCAGTTACAGTAATTTTGCCAGATCATCTGAGCTTGAAACTGTATGGCTTTCCTTTTTTGCCATAATTTTGTTTATACTTATATCATTTATTTTCCAATCTCAAAGTTTTTATAAAAATAAAAACCAAGAAAAAAATTATCCTTATAATTATAAAAGGAAAAAAAAATACGCAAACTTATGGTTTTGGCTATTTTTAGGAATAGGAGTTTTTAGCGTTTTAAGATTTATGCTATTTTCAGGTGGAGTCTCTTTCATGGGTTCTATCTTTTCCAGTATGGGTAATCTAGCTCAATATTACGAAACACGACTTGAAATTGGAGATGCTCTTGTCGTAGCAGGCAAAGGGCTTGGATGGGCGACCATATCAACTAACTATTTACTTCCCACTATATTATTTACTTCTGTTTACTATGCGGCCAATCGTAAACTCAGTAAAAAGCCCCAAATAATTTACTGGATTACGTTTTCAATAGCCCTTGCTTTAATCGCTGTTCTGAGTATAACTTTCGCTCATAGATTTATGTTTTTCTATGTTTTTTTGCTCATCATCATGGCT
Encoded proteins:
- a CDS encoding class I SAM-dependent methyltransferase, whose amino-acid sequence is MPTLDWLKKEYSYGYDSGNVLSIIPNFRRFRDETRIGGSYRQVFLKGVLPYIKPDSVVIELGPGKGSWSRAILNYIPEGKLHTLDFQDVSPWLKPENYGGRLVCHQVENSSFSCLDDNCFDFFWSFGVLCHNNLENIREILQNSLQKMKVGGVAIHQYGDWEKLNDYGWKKGKVPERFKNLPNDEIWWPRNNQQMMSSLAKEVGWQVISPDLGLVKRDSMIALRREK
- a CDS encoding TylF/MycF/NovP-related O-methyltransferase; the protein is MKKLLFETLRGLTKRLDVNRVKHLLGATEDFPPDFDQEMIDRIVSVRPYTLTSPERIYALCEAVKYIVNSKIPGDIVECGVWKGGSMIAVARTLIQLNDCSRNLHLFDTFEGMTEPGEKDVDYQGFSASKYLKSSNKEEDINSIWCYAPLEAVKMAVKTVGYDSNKIHFVKGKVEETIPSKAPKTISLLRLDTDWYESTKHELIHLFPRISPGGVIIIDDYGHWQGARKAVDEYIEENKIKILLNRIDYTGRIGVVLN
- a CDS encoding methyltransferase domain-containing protein — its product is MKLLNIGCGSTFHPAWINIDVAPQSPKVQKYDIRKKLPFLENGFDACYSSHVLEHLTKEEARNLLAECLRVLKTGSVVRIVVPDLEAIARNYLETLERVEKGIVGSESDYDWMLLEMYDQTVRQYSGGEMCRYLSRPDIKNSDFIRSRIGFESEINQASMWKKLKSKNPSWFIRKFRTKLAEILVALIAGRETQHAFKEGVFRASGEIHRWMYDRFSLQRMLEKTGFVDVRVCRADESRIPDFSSYNLDIIEGKIRKPDSLFMEGIKP
- a CDS encoding glycosyltransferase family 4 protein, producing the protein MKPLLLSIYDISGGAARAAYRLHGGLQHIGVNSQMLVQAKQSEDETVIAPQTKMGMGFAMLRPTLDLLPLALYSKRERTPYFPQWLPDTITTKVSQLNPDVINLHWVCGGFVQIETLAKLGKPIVWTLHDMWPFTGGCHYTQECARYTDSCGACPQLGSHKDKDLSRWVWQRKAKAWKDLNLTIITPSHWLAKCAASSSLFENQRVEVIPNGLDSRQYKPIDRRLARERLNLPQDKLLILFGSLRATSEHRKGFHLLQPALKSLSKSGWHEKLELVVFGASQPTHPPDLGLKSHYLGRLSDDISLALVYAAADVFVAPSVQDNLPNTVMEALACGTPCVAFKIGGMPDMIEHQENGYLASPFEVEDFAKGIVWVLEDKERWLRLCQRAREKAEQEFTQQLQASRYLAVFAEIIAGRNESSFKASR